The following are encoded together in the Poseidonibacter lekithochrous genome:
- a CDS encoding PAS domain-containing sensor histidine kinase produces MNIIKYSTIILFLYINTLYASSNSISNKNKILFISSYNYSFPTISNQIKGIEEILDKKNYQIDIEFMDTKRFDPTIVEPLFYNTLKMKERLLKDYDVILVGDDNALHFIKKYQKEFFYKKPIVFLGINNILFAKEMAKNKYITGVLEESSIPETINLIETLHPSKNKILTIIDDTNTTKGILNSFTPEILEKLILLNISNFSFNEIKEKLETIPSGVPLLFISAVKDKNSKILEFNSSVNFIKKYTSSPIYHFYEHGIGNGLIGGKVIMFIDQGRKAAFLVKDIISGKNIENINLQKTENKYLFDYKEITKYNLLDKIPENSTLINEPKSFLNQPITDILYEIIGFLIIISIWIIYLLYKLNKNSKKIINSYRDVQHIINGTVEGIILSKNNICTKVNTSTLELLNFKKNEIVGKNIQELFSKKYRDKFNHKLEKDSIYKYEANLVNSEGKEITFLIKEREIKLQNELLRISSILDLTEIKKKDELLQEQSKMLAIGEMIGNISHQWRQPLSVISSILNNWKAFEELGELNKKTILEETDIIIENTQQLSSTIDDFMYFFKNENISSEFTVSELIDNILRLENSSLKMNNIKPIVNINSQTKLYLNRNKLLQAFINILNNSIEALSHNKDDNRILLISAKETTDNIIITIVDNAGGVKDEILNKIFEPYVSTKEQLNGFGLGLYMTYTILNKMNSQITIENKKFAIKDIEQKGIEITITIAIQTKENDYN; encoded by the coding sequence ATGAATATAATTAAATATTCTACAATTATTTTATTTCTATATATAAATACACTTTATGCTTCTTCTAATTCTATTTCTAACAAAAATAAAATACTTTTTATTTCCTCTTATAATTATTCATTTCCTACAATTAGCAATCAAATAAAAGGTATTGAAGAAATCTTAGATAAAAAGAATTATCAGATTGATATTGAATTTATGGATACTAAAAGGTTTGACCCAACTATTGTAGAACCGTTATTTTACAATACCTTAAAAATGAAAGAACGCTTACTTAAAGATTATGATGTAATTCTAGTAGGAGATGACAATGCATTACATTTTATAAAAAAATATCAAAAAGAGTTTTTTTATAAAAAGCCTATAGTATTCCTTGGAATAAACAATATTCTTTTTGCAAAAGAAATGGCAAAAAACAAATATATAACAGGTGTTCTTGAAGAATCTAGTATTCCTGAAACAATTAATTTAATAGAAACATTACATCCAAGTAAAAACAAAATCTTAACAATTATTGATGATACAAATACAACAAAAGGAATTCTTAATAGTTTTACTCCAGAAATATTGGAAAAGCTTATCCTTTTAAATATCTCAAACTTTTCTTTTAATGAAATAAAAGAGAAACTAGAAACCATACCTAGTGGAGTACCACTATTATTTATATCCGCAGTTAAAGATAAAAATTCAAAAATATTAGAATTCAATTCTTCTGTTAACTTTATAAAAAAATATACTTCTTCACCTATTTATCATTTTTATGAGCATGGTATTGGCAATGGATTAATTGGTGGTAAAGTTATAATGTTTATAGATCAAGGAAGAAAAGCAGCATTTTTAGTAAAAGATATCATTTCCGGTAAAAATATAGAAAATATAAATTTACAGAAAACTGAAAATAAATACCTCTTTGACTATAAGGAAATAACAAAATATAATTTATTAGATAAAATACCAGAAAATTCTACTTTGATAAATGAACCTAAAAGCTTTTTAAATCAACCAATAACTGATATATTATACGAGATTATTGGCTTTCTAATAATTATATCTATATGGATTATCTATTTATTATATAAATTAAATAAAAATTCAAAAAAGATCATAAATTCATATAGAGATGTTCAGCACATTATAAATGGAACTGTAGAAGGAATTATCCTAAGTAAAAATAACATCTGTACAAAAGTTAATACATCAACATTAGAATTATTAAATTTTAAAAAAAATGAAATAGTTGGAAAAAATATTCAAGAACTATTTAGTAAAAAATATAGAGATAAATTTAATCATAAACTTGAAAAAGACAGTATTTATAAATATGAAGCTAATTTAGTAAATTCAGAAGGAAAAGAGATTACTTTTCTAATTAAAGAAAGAGAAATAAAATTACAAAATGAATTACTTAGAATCTCTTCAATTCTAGATTTAACAGAAATAAAAAAGAAAGATGAACTACTTCAGGAACAATCAAAAATGCTTGCAATTGGAGAAATGATAGGAAATATTTCCCATCAATGGAGACAACCCCTAAGTGTAATTAGTTCAATTCTTAATAACTGGAAAGCTTTTGAAGAACTTGGAGAATTAAATAAAAAGACGATACTTGAAGAGACTGATATAATAATTGAAAATACACAGCAGTTGTCATCTACAATTGATGATTTTATGTATTTTTTTAAAAATGAAAATATATCTTCTGAATTTACAGTATCAGAATTAATAGATAATATACTTCGTCTTGAAAATTCATCTTTAAAAATGAATAATATAAAACCAATTGTAAATATAAATTCTCAGACCAAATTATATTTAAATAGAAATAAACTATTACAAGCCTTTATTAATATCCTAAATAATAGTATTGAAGCATTATCTCATAATAAAGATGACAATAGAATACTACTTATTTCGGCTAAAGAAACTACAGATAATATTATTATTACTATAGTTGATAATGCAGGTGGAGTAAAAGATGAAATTTTAAATAAAATTTTTGAGCCCTATGTTTCTACAAAAGAACAATTAAATGGTTTTGGCTTAGGTTTATATATGACCTATACAATATTAAATAAAATGAACAGTCAAATTACAATAGAAAATAAAAAATTTGCTATAAAAGATATTGAACAAAAAGGTATAGAAATTACAATTACTATTGCAATTCAAACTAAAGAAAATGATTACAATTAA
- a CDS encoding cache domain-containing protein, with product MLINNEKKILNFIKFTPPLFVILTYLFMIIILYYEHRINLNNEVLKVKENFIKIKKEEVKNQVKMVERYILNSKGEIQEEELKKKVISEIKKFEYQKDRYIFIIDYNSNVLIHANKKILNKNIFKESSSEKIKNETREIIALAKKGGGFLTYSQFIKPSTKEFVDKTSYILGLNDWKWFIGTGFYHDNVNKAIKDKTESLEIYYKQQLLQGITIAIFSFFIMLLFSFYFSKMVKQKFNNYKKEINRNIQEKDEYTKLLNQQSKMASIGEMIGNIAHQWRQPLTVVSMSANSMKADIDLDEIKIDSFTRDIREIITQTEYLSNTIEDFRNFFSNSNEITKFNLAKVIEKTLSLIDVQFKRHDIEIIVNIENTDVVGIYNEFIQVLINILNNSKDAFEQTNFKANKLIFINLEVNSHITLTIKDNAGGIEESIINKVLEPYITTKHQSQGTGIGLYMTNEIITKHMNGEIFVDNVVYKYKNIEYQGASFTIKLPLLV from the coding sequence ATGTTAATAAATAACGAAAAGAAAATATTAAACTTTATCAAATTTACCCCACCTTTATTTGTTATTTTAACTTATTTATTTATGATAATAATTCTTTATTATGAGCATAGAATCAATTTAAATAATGAAGTTTTAAAAGTAAAAGAGAACTTTATAAAAATTAAAAAAGAAGAAGTTAAAAATCAGGTAAAAATGGTTGAAAGATATATATTAAACAGTAAAGGTGAAATACAAGAAGAAGAACTAAAAAAGAAGGTTATTAGTGAAATTAAGAAGTTTGAATATCAAAAAGATAGATATATTTTTATTATCGATTATAATAGTAATGTTTTAATTCATGCTAACAAAAAGATACTAAACAAAAATATTTTTAAAGAGTCATCTTCTGAAAAAATAAAAAATGAGACTAGAGAGATAATTGCTCTTGCTAAAAAAGGCGGAGGCTTTTTAACTTATAGTCAATTTATAAAACCTAGCACTAAAGAGTTTGTAGATAAAACTAGTTATATCCTTGGTTTAAATGATTGGAAATGGTTTATTGGAACTGGGTTTTATCATGATAATGTTAATAAAGCTATCAAAGATAAAACAGAAAGTCTTGAAATTTATTATAAACAGCAACTTCTTCAAGGTATAACAATTGCAATATTTTCTTTTTTTATAATGTTACTTTTTTCATTTTATTTTTCAAAAATGGTTAAGCAAAAATTCAATAATTATAAAAAAGAAATAAACAGAAATATACAAGAAAAAGATGAGTATACTAAATTATTAAACCAGCAATCAAAAATGGCTTCAATTGGTGAAATGATAGGTAATATAGCACATCAATGGAGGCAACCGCTAACAGTTGTATCAATGAGTGCAAATAGTATGAAAGCGGACATTGATTTAGATGAAATAAAAATAGATTCGTTTACAAGAGATATTCGTGAAATTATTACACAAACAGAATACTTGTCAAATACTATAGAAGATTTTAGAAATTTTTTTAGTAATAGTAATGAAATAACTAAATTTAATTTAGCAAAAGTTATTGAAAAGACTTTGAGTTTAATTGATGTTCAGTTTAAAAGACATGATATTGAAATTATTGTTAATATTGAGAATACTGATGTTGTTGGTATTTATAATGAATTTATTCAAGTATTAATAAATATTCTAAACAATAGTAAAGATGCTTTTGAACAAACAAATTTTAAAGCAAATAAACTTATATTTATCAACTTAGAAGTGAATTCTCACATAACTCTTACCATTAAAGATAATGCCGGTGGAATTGAAGAAAGTATAATTAATAAAGTGTTAGAACCATATATTACAACAAAACATCAAAGTCAAGGAACAGGAATAGGTCTTTATATGACTAATGAAATTATTACAAAGCATATGAACGGTGAAATTTTTGTAGATAATGTTGTATATAAATATAAAAATATTGAATACCAAGGAGCAAGTTTTACTATTAAGTTACCTTTATTGGTTTAA